The proteins below are encoded in one region of Conexivisphaerales archaeon:
- a CDS encoding putative RNA uridine N3 methyltransferase, translating into MQEIHVAVPDSLLMEDRDLRDRTVKLGLVARALAIYRVERVYIFRDPIEGMPESEGRFIAEVLGYLETPQYLRKRLYPLKPELRYAGLMPPLKIPSHKKNPILTPGEFREGIVEITRGEKSVFVGTDSNLRFVGDARANSRVTVKIERNGSGYYARQVTRKEVKDYWGYVVRIEKNILQLCRSYGLSVITSRLGSKIEETWKEVKDLLHTSSETLLVFGAPRRGLLEMYGREQWLGVSRFILNTIPNQGVDTVRTEEALLATLQTFNLLAVMK; encoded by the coding sequence ATGCAAGAAATTCATGTTGCAGTTCCTGATTCCCTTCTCATGGAGGACAGAGACCTTAGAGACAGAACTGTAAAGCTGGGGCTTGTTGCAAGGGCTCTGGCAATCTACAGGGTCGAGAGAGTCTACATATTCAGAGACCCTATTGAAGGAATGCCAGAGAGCGAGGGGAGATTCATAGCAGAGGTATTAGGATATCTGGAAACTCCTCAGTACCTTAGAAAGAGACTCTATCCGTTGAAGCCTGAGCTCAGATATGCAGGCTTGATGCCCCCTCTGAAGATACCATCACACAAGAAGAACCCAATTCTTACGCCTGGAGAGTTCAGGGAGGGCATTGTTGAGATTACAAGAGGGGAAAAATCCGTATTCGTAGGAACTGACAGTAATCTCAGGTTTGTAGGTGATGCTCGAGCCAATAGCAGGGTTACAGTCAAGATAGAAAGGAATGGAAGTGGATACTATGCAAGGCAGGTGACAAGGAAGGAAGTGAAAGATTACTGGGGGTATGTTGTGAGAATTGAGAAGAATATACTCCAGCTCTGCAGGAGTTATGGCCTGAGTGTGATAACCTCGAGGCTTGGATCCAAGATAGAAGAGACATGGAAGGAAGTGAAAGACCTCCTGCATACTTCGTCAGAAACACTGCTTGTCTTCGGAGCGCCCAGGAGAGGACTTCTTGAGATGTATGGGAGGGAGCAGTGGCTCGGTGTATCCAGATTCATACTAAACACGATACCCAATCAGGGAGTGGATACGGTCAGGACGGAGGAAGCACTCTTAGCTACGCTGCAGACGTTCAATCTGCTAGCCGTTATGAAGTGA
- the rplV gene encoding 50S ribosomal protein L22, translated as MPQFGYSFSAFDSAVHVRASGREVDVSPKKAREVCQAIKGLTIPEARTFLEDVIAMKRPVAFRRYKLKRGHKKGLQGFYAGGYPVKAADEVLRVLDNLQNNAEHKGLNTDKVLIIHASAYPGRRLERFVPRAFGRSSPSMKVLVHIELVGKEIE; from the coding sequence ATGCCTCAATTCGGGTATTCGTTCAGTGCATTCGATAGTGCAGTTCATGTCAGAGCTAGCGGTAGAGAGGTAGACGTCAGCCCGAAGAAGGCAAGGGAAGTCTGCCAGGCTATCAAGGGCCTGACAATACCTGAAGCAAGAACTTTTCTTGAAGATGTTATAGCGATGAAGAGGCCCGTAGCCTTTAGGCGGTACAAGCTGAAGAGGGGCCACAAGAAGGGGCTGCAGGGCTTTTATGCCGGAGGCTATCCGGTGAAAGCAGCAGACGAAGTGCTCCGCGTTCTGGACAATCTTCAGAACAACGCGGAACATAAGGGTCTGAACACAGATAAGGTCCTGATAATTCATGCCTCTGCCTACCCCGGCAGAAGGCTCGAAAGGTTTGTCCCACGCGCGTTCGGAAGGTCAAGCCCCTCGATGAAGGTTCTTGTTCACATCGAACTGGTTGGAAAGGAGATAGAGTGA
- a CDS encoding 30S ribosomal protein S3 codes for MPYGKALLARYYKFAELDEFLAQTLKEAGYGGSELEKLPLGYRLHVFVVRPGLVIGRKGLGIKDLTDILSQRFGLDNLTINVEEVTNPDLNPRIVASRIASMAERGMAFRRAANMAMNSIMRAGALGCIIVIRGKLRSERSHFERYTAGVVPVSGYTSKVVVKQAVTSVLLKMGLYGINVRIAYRDVLPPEFELKKQQQQQQPQPQPQPQSQSQQQENKQPQQEAEKPQPKPEPS; via the coding sequence ATGCCTTACGGTAAAGCACTTCTTGCTCGATATTACAAGTTCGCGGAGCTCGACGAGTTTCTGGCACAGACGCTGAAGGAAGCCGGATATGGAGGTTCTGAACTTGAAAAGCTTCCACTTGGCTACAGGCTGCATGTATTCGTGGTAAGGCCAGGCCTGGTGATAGGGAGAAAAGGCCTCGGCATAAAGGACCTGACAGATATTCTCAGCCAGAGGTTTGGCCTTGATAACCTTACGATAAACGTGGAGGAGGTGACAAACCCGGACCTGAACCCTAGGATAGTTGCAAGCAGAATAGCGAGCATGGCTGAGAGGGGGATGGCGTTCAGGAGAGCTGCTAATATGGCCATGAACAGCATAATGAGGGCTGGGGCTTTAGGCTGCATAATCGTGATAAGAGGTAAGCTCAGAAGCGAGAGGTCACACTTTGAAAGATACACAGCAGGGGTTGTCCCTGTCAGTGGTTATACAAGTAAGGTGGTTGTCAAGCAGGCAGTAACCTCGGTTTTGCTCAAAATGGGCCTGTATGGCATAAACGTAAGGATAGCCTACAGGGACGTTCTGCCTCCTGAATTTGAGTTGAAGAAGCAACAACAACAGCAGCAGCCTCAACCTCAACCTCAACCTCAGTCTCAGTCTCAGCAGCAGGAAAACAAGCAACCCCAGCAGGAAGCAGAGAAGCCTCAACCCAAGCCTGAACCATCATAG
- the rpmC gene encoding 50S ribosomal protein L29 → MPLPKAREMRKLKDDELEQKLSDYRKELIRLMTLAKRGTLGKESGKVKNIRRVIAMLETVKNERVKKG, encoded by the coding sequence ATGCCACTCCCCAAAGCAAGAGAGATGAGAAAGCTGAAGGATGATGAACTTGAGCAGAAGCTGTCAGACTACAGAAAGGAGCTGATAAGATTGATGACTTTGGCAAAGAGAGGAACTCTGGGCAAGGAATCCGGAAAGGTCAAGAACATCAGGAGGGTCATTGCAATGCTCGAAACAGTCAAGAATGAAAGGGTGAAGAAGGGTTGA
- a CDS encoding 30S ribosomal protein S17 — MRKQSVAGVRPPTKSCRDPDCPWHGTISIRGKLLYGRLASLKAKGLAVLERDYYQYVPKYSRYEKRRSRVHAHIPPCVSAEVGDNIVAAECRPLAKTVSFVVLGGQGE, encoded by the coding sequence ATGAGAAAGCAGAGCGTAGCAGGAGTCAGACCACCAACAAAGTCATGCAGGGACCCTGACTGTCCCTGGCATGGAACAATATCGATAAGGGGGAAACTTCTTTACGGCAGGCTGGCATCCCTGAAGGCAAAGGGGCTAGCCGTTCTAGAAAGGGACTATTATCAGTACGTTCCCAAATATTCTAGGTATGAGAAGAGGAGAAGCAGAGTGCATGCTCACATCCCTCCGTGCGTGAGCGCCGAAGTGGGGGATAACATAGTCGCAGCTGAATGCAGGCCTCTTGCAAAGACTGTGTCTTTTGTCGTTCTTGGAGGACAGGGTGAATAG
- a CDS encoding 50S ribosomal protein L14: MSAKSRAVSAKGVQEFKPYITKAIPFYSIVNCADNTGAKTLRIVQVVKFKGRLSRMPAASVGDLVIAVVKKGPPDLKKQILHAVIVRQKYPIRRVGGMRVSFEDNAAVIVTPEGELKGTDIRGPVAAEAAERWARIANVAPMIV, encoded by the coding sequence TTGTCTGCCAAGTCCAGAGCTGTTTCTGCAAAGGGAGTGCAGGAGTTCAAGCCATACATAACAAAGGCAATCCCATTCTATTCGATAGTTAACTGTGCAGATAACACAGGCGCCAAGACACTGAGGATAGTGCAGGTTGTCAAATTCAAAGGAAGGCTGAGCAGGATGCCTGCAGCAAGTGTTGGAGACCTGGTTATAGCTGTGGTCAAAAAGGGACCTCCTGATTTGAAGAAGCAGATACTGCATGCTGTAATAGTCAGGCAGAAGTATCCGATCAGAAGAGTCGGTGGTATGAGGGTCAGCTTTGAGGATAACGCTGCAGTCATAGTGACTCCGGAAGGAGAATTGAAAGGAACAGACATAAGGGGACCTGTTGCTGCCGAGGCTGCAGAGAGATGGGCAAGGATAGCAAACGTTGCTCCGATGATAGTATGA
- the rplX gene encoding 50S ribosomal protein L24 encodes MLKNQSMKKISHIPKKVRTKLSKKGYSGLRKLLGARLSDALREKYKRRSLTVRKGDTVKVLRGDFKNIEGKVTAVYPAEGKVAIEGVTREKVKGGTVQLRIHASKLMITNLNLDDKRRRAALEGRVS; translated from the coding sequence ATGCTGAAGAATCAAAGTATGAAAAAAATATCTCATATACCGAAGAAGGTAAGAACGAAGCTCTCAAAAAAGGGCTACTCCGGCCTGAGGAAGTTGCTAGGGGCAAGACTCAGTGATGCTCTAAGGGAGAAGTACAAGAGGAGAAGCCTGACGGTTAGAAAAGGTGATACTGTTAAAGTGCTGAGAGGCGATTTCAAGAATATAGAGGGTAAGGTTACCGCAGTATACCCTGCGGAAGGTAAGGTAGCCATTGAAGGCGTGACAAGGGAGAAGGTGAAAGGAGGAACTGTTCAGTTGAGGATCCACGCATCCAAACTGATGATAACCAACTTGAACCTTGACGATAAGAGAAGAAGGGCTGCTCTGGAGGGCAGGGTGAGCTAG
- a CDS encoding 30S ribosomal protein S4e, whose translation MARKSGSKVLKRQAAPAFYSVPRKRYPFITRTGPGPHPRNRSYDPVTLMRDILKVADTREEAIYVLRRRRLLVDGVARVEPNFPIGLMDVIEFSGTSSIYRMLPTKGSPVYPLPIPQEEKGLKLCQIARKVTVKGGKVQLGTHDGRTFVVEDPSKYRVGDSILVTVPQQEIKEVVPMKKGYLALVVGGRRLGSYGEIVEIIDGTFSNPRSLKLKLPEGEVILPMNLVMPVGKEKPLLSLPLRS comes from the coding sequence TTGGCCAGAAAGTCAGGTTCAAAGGTTCTGAAGAGGCAGGCTGCGCCTGCGTTCTACTCTGTCCCTAGAAAGAGGTATCCTTTCATAACCAGAACAGGTCCTGGACCTCATCCAAGGAATCGTAGCTATGACCCGGTAACCCTGATGAGAGATATACTGAAGGTAGCAGATACTAGGGAAGAAGCTATCTACGTACTGAGAAGAAGAAGGTTGCTGGTTGACGGAGTTGCAAGAGTCGAGCCAAACTTCCCGATAGGCCTGATGGATGTTATCGAGTTTTCTGGCACTTCAAGCATATACAGGATGCTTCCTACAAAAGGCTCTCCTGTGTACCCATTGCCTATACCACAGGAGGAGAAAGGCCTGAAGCTCTGCCAGATAGCAAGAAAGGTGACAGTTAAGGGAGGGAAGGTCCAGCTGGGAACTCATGACGGCAGGACCTTCGTTGTTGAGGACCCCTCAAAGTACAGGGTTGGGGACAGCATTCTGGTTACTGTGCCACAACAGGAGATAAAGGAGGTTGTGCCGATGAAGAAGGGCTACCTTGCGCTTGTTGTAGGAGGAAGAAGGCTCGGCTCGTACGGAGAAATAGTAGAAATCATAGACGGAACTTTCTCCAACCCACGCAGCCTGAAACTGAAGCTGCCTGAGGGTGAAGTGATACTGCCGATGAACCTAGTGATGCCAGTGGGAAAGGAGAAGCCTCTGCTTTCTCTGCCTTTGAGGAGTTAG
- a CDS encoding 50S ribosomal protein L5 — protein MATSAVQQNVNPMQRVEIGKVTLNIAVGKSGETLEKAAKVLEMLTEQKASLRNAKKTIRDFGIHKGEPIAAIVTLRKQKALEVLKKLLQAKGNTLKASSFDQLGNVSFGLREHIDIPGMKYDPEIGIFGMDVSVSLEKPGMRVQRRRRAASEVHISQRVSKEEAIEFFKSVLSVEVV, from the coding sequence ATGGCCACATCAGCTGTACAGCAGAATGTTAACCCGATGCAGAGGGTAGAGATAGGAAAGGTGACACTCAACATAGCTGTAGGCAAGTCAGGTGAGACACTCGAAAAGGCTGCAAAGGTTCTGGAGATGCTAACTGAACAGAAAGCAAGCCTGAGGAATGCCAAGAAAACGATTAGAGACTTTGGAATCCACAAGGGCGAGCCGATAGCTGCTATAGTAACTCTGAGAAAGCAGAAGGCGCTGGAAGTGCTCAAGAAACTTCTTCAGGCGAAGGGTAACACGCTGAAGGCCTCTTCTTTCGACCAGCTTGGCAACGTCAGCTTCGGACTGAGAGAGCATATCGATATACCCGGCATGAAATACGACCCTGAGATTGGCATCTTTGGCATGGATGTGTCAGTATCGCTTGAAAAGCCAGGGATGAGGGTGCAAAGAAGAAGGAGGGCCGCTTCAGAGGTGCATATCAGCCAGAGGGTTTCGAAGGAGGAAGCCATCGAGTTCTTCAAGTCAGTCCTTTCTGTTGAGGTGGTCTGA
- a CDS encoding 30S ribosomal protein S14: MVKIRHGKKRKFGKGARPCRRCGQYGPVIQKYNLMVCRQCFREVAEKMGFQKFE, translated from the coding sequence TTGGTCAAGATAAGACATGGTAAGAAGAGAAAATTTGGCAAGGGAGCAAGACCATGCAGAAGGTGTGGTCAGTATGGGCCTGTCATCCAGAAGTACAACCTCATGGTCTGCAGGCAGTGCTTCAGAGAAGTGGCAGAGAAGATGGGATTCCAGAAATTTGAGTAG
- a CDS encoding 30S ribosomal protein S8, producing the protein MPATSVLPNLFSTIYNNELRNKKECLVIPASKLAQEVLRVMQKGKYIGEFEFIDDGIRGKLRVQLLGRITKCGSITPRYPVSLDKYYIWERRYLPAVNVGMLIVTTSKGVMSHTEAIQKGLGGRLLGYVY; encoded by the coding sequence ATGCCAGCCACATCAGTATTACCAAACCTCTTTTCTACAATATACAACAACGAGCTGAGGAACAAGAAGGAATGTCTTGTAATACCTGCTTCGAAGCTTGCGCAGGAGGTCCTCAGGGTGATGCAGAAAGGCAAGTACATAGGTGAATTCGAGTTCATAGACGACGGGATAAGGGGGAAGCTGAGGGTCCAGCTTCTCGGTCGAATAACAAAGTGCGGCTCTATAACACCAAGGTACCCGGTTTCGCTCGACAAGTACTACATCTGGGAGAGGAGGTATCTACCTGCTGTCAACGTTGGAATGCTGATAGTCACTACAAGTAAAGGAGTGATGAGCCACACAGAAGCGATACAGAAGGGATTGGGAGGGAGGCTGCTTGGCTACGTCTACTAA
- a CDS encoding 50S ribosomal protein L6, with the protein MATSTKSKEGIELEIAPPEGVRVSMNGSILVVNGPKGKVERDFSKIPIRVAVENGKVKLYTLSSKKFDRSVLNTCRSHVENMYRGVTKGFSYRLKVVFAHFPITVKVQGNEVLLENFYGERAPRRARIVGDQTKVTVEGDDIVVSGPSLEGVAQTAANIEQATKVREKDQRVFLDGVYIYQRKVSE; encoded by the coding sequence TTGGCTACGTCTACTAAGAGCAAGGAAGGTATAGAGCTGGAGATTGCTCCGCCTGAAGGAGTCAGGGTCTCGATGAACGGAAGCATACTGGTGGTTAACGGGCCAAAGGGGAAGGTGGAAAGGGACTTCTCTAAGATACCGATAAGAGTTGCAGTCGAGAATGGCAAGGTGAAGCTCTATACACTCTCCTCTAAGAAGTTCGATAGGTCCGTTCTGAACACCTGCAGGAGCCATGTTGAAAACATGTACAGAGGGGTCACGAAGGGCTTCAGCTACAGACTCAAAGTGGTCTTTGCACACTTTCCTATAACCGTCAAGGTTCAGGGAAACGAAGTTCTGCTTGAGAACTTCTACGGAGAAAGGGCTCCAAGGAGAGCCAGGATAGTTGGTGATCAGACGAAGGTTACTGTTGAGGGTGATGACATAGTTGTATCTGGTCCTTCACTAGAAGGGGTAGCACAGACTGCAGCCAACATAGAGCAGGCCACAAAGGTCAGGGAAAAGGACCAGAGGGTCTTCCTGGATGGAGTCTACATCTACCAGAGGAAGGTGAGTGAGTAG
- a CDS encoding 50S ribosomal protein L32e, with translation MGRKFVRPESWRYVRLKPNWRKPKGIDNKVRLSVKGAPPLVKVGYRKEKAKRGLHPSGLAEKLVHNLNELEGLDPKIHAVRIAAAVGRRKRIAITDKARQLGLRVLNPARSVASK, from the coding sequence ATGGGGAGAAAGTTTGTCAGGCCTGAGAGCTGGAGGTACGTAAGGCTAAAGCCAAACTGGAGGAAGCCAAAGGGTATAGACAACAAGGTCAGGTTGAGTGTTAAAGGTGCTCCCCCTTTGGTCAAGGTGGGCTACAGGAAGGAGAAGGCCAAGAGGGGACTTCATCCTTCAGGGCTGGCTGAGAAACTTGTACACAACCTGAATGAGCTGGAAGGCCTTGACCCCAAAATACATGCAGTAAGGATAGCTGCTGCCGTCGGAAGGAGAAAGAGAATCGCTATAACTGATAAGGCTAGGCAGCTCGGGTTGAGAGTGCTCAACCCTGCAAGGAGTGTGGCTTCCAAATGA
- a CDS encoding 50S ribosomal protein L19e, protein MSLAPKKMMAAKLLKVGVNRVRFNQDSLDRISDAVTREDLRRLIKAGDIWAAQPKGISSGRKKFRKMKKSKRGRGMGSKEGKSTTRQPRKETWIRQVRALRRYLKLLKEKNELNNEQFRRFYRKVKGGEVRTLRRLKEMVEEERRR, encoded by the coding sequence ATGAGTCTTGCACCCAAGAAGATGATGGCAGCAAAGCTGCTTAAAGTAGGTGTAAACAGGGTCAGGTTCAACCAGGATTCCCTTGACAGGATCAGCGATGCTGTGACAAGAGAAGACCTGAGGAGGCTGATAAAGGCTGGGGATATTTGGGCTGCACAGCCGAAGGGGATAAGCTCAGGCAGAAAGAAATTCAGGAAGATGAAGAAGTCAAAGCGTGGAAGAGGGATGGGTTCAAAGGAAGGAAAGAGCACCACCAGACAGCCCAGGAAAGAAACATGGATCAGACAGGTGAGGGCTTTAAGGCGTTATCTCAAGCTTCTGAAGGAGAAGAACGAGCTGAACAACGAGCAGTTCAGGAGATTCTACAGAAAGGTGAAAGGAGGAGAGGTAAGAACTCTGAGAAGGCTGAAGGAAATGGTTGAAGAGGAGAGGAGAAGGTGA
- a CDS encoding 50S ribosomal protein L18 translates to MKDKYTQVFRRRREGKTDYKKRRALVISRIPFVSVFISSKNVYAQIARATPEGDKVIVSANSLQLRKSGWNGSGKSLPACYLTGLLLGKKAKDAGLDEEVILYTGLRAYVPGSRLSAVAKGLVDSGIKLRVDEESLPEEGRVSGEHIAEYARHLKGSEEFERKFSALLSRNLNPEGIRDNFEAVKAKIAGGLEK, encoded by the coding sequence ATGAAGGATAAGTATACCCAGGTCTTCAGAAGGAGGAGAGAGGGCAAGACAGACTACAAGAAGAGAAGGGCTCTGGTAATCTCCAGAATCCCTTTTGTCAGCGTTTTCATATCTTCGAAGAACGTTTACGCACAGATCGCAAGGGCTACACCTGAAGGAGACAAAGTCATAGTCTCTGCAAACTCTCTGCAGCTGAGAAAATCAGGCTGGAATGGTAGTGGAAAGAGCCTTCCAGCCTGCTATCTTACTGGACTACTTCTGGGCAAGAAGGCGAAGGATGCAGGACTTGATGAAGAAGTGATACTTTACACAGGGCTAAGAGCTTATGTTCCAGGCTCGAGGTTATCAGCTGTTGCAAAGGGCCTTGTTGATTCCGGCATAAAGTTGAGGGTCGACGAAGAATCCCTGCCAGAAGAGGGCAGAGTGTCAGGTGAGCATATAGCTGAATATGCCAGGCATCTGAAGGGAAGCGAAGAGTTCGAAAGAAAATTCTCAGCTCTGCTATCCAGGAATCTTAACCCCGAGGGAATAAGAGATAACTTCGAAGCCGTTAAAGCCAAGATTGCAGGGGGTTTGGAGAAGTAA
- a CDS encoding 30S ribosomal protein S5 produces the protein MALAEKGAEEQTPWVPRTKLGSMVASGKITSLQEIFENGWKIREPEIVRTLLPNLKSNVVGVGIVQKQTDAGELTRFRAVVAVGEESGWFGVGHAKAAQMRNAIDKATSVAMLNIIPVVQGCGSWECRCGSNHSVPFKLEGKSGSVKVVILPAPRGLGLVAGQTLKDLLSIAGIKDCWTVTFGNTSTPSSISNALYDAFLNEYKLLTSQA, from the coding sequence ATGGCGCTAGCAGAGAAAGGTGCAGAAGAACAGACACCCTGGGTTCCCAGGACGAAACTTGGCAGCATGGTTGCAAGCGGTAAAATAACTTCGCTTCAGGAGATATTCGAAAACGGGTGGAAGATCAGGGAGCCTGAGATAGTGAGGACCCTGCTACCCAACCTGAAGAGCAACGTGGTAGGTGTTGGGATAGTGCAGAAGCAGACAGATGCAGGGGAGCTGACCAGGTTCAGGGCTGTAGTCGCAGTTGGAGAAGAGAGCGGATGGTTCGGTGTCGGCCATGCCAAAGCTGCTCAGATGAGAAATGCGATAGATAAAGCCACTTCCGTAGCGATGCTGAACATAATACCCGTTGTGCAGGGTTGTGGCAGCTGGGAGTGCAGGTGCGGCTCAAACCATTCTGTTCCGTTTAAGCTTGAGGGGAAGAGCGGCAGCGTGAAGGTGGTGATACTTCCGGCTCCAAGGGGGCTAGGCCTGGTTGCAGGGCAAACACTGAAGGATTTACTCTCCATAGCAGGAATAAAGGACTGCTGGACGGTAACTTTCGGAAACACAAGCACTCCATCTTCGATAAGCAACGCCCTCTACGATGCCTTCTTGAACGAATACAAGCTTCTGACTTCTCAAGCCTAG
- a CDS encoding uL15 family ribosomal protein, whose amino-acid sequence MPTRLRKARKLRGSRTVGWGQVGQHRKHGAKGGYGRAGRHKHKWSWVVKYQPDYFGSHGFYNPTVRKVERWVNVGQLEELAGKYAKDNLLDLHALGIDKLLGSGEITAPITVKVASFSSLAKSKVEKAGGKVIPLEGV is encoded by the coding sequence TTGCCAACAAGGCTCAGAAAAGCTAGGAAACTGAGGGGAAGCAGGACTGTGGGCTGGGGTCAGGTAGGCCAGCACAGGAAGCACGGAGCCAAGGGAGGCTACGGAAGGGCAGGAAGGCACAAGCACAAGTGGAGCTGGGTAGTCAAGTACCAGCCAGACTATTTTGGTTCTCATGGCTTTTACAACCCTACTGTCAGAAAGGTTGAAAGATGGGTCAACGTTGGACAGCTGGAGGAACTTGCTGGCAAATATGCAAAGGATAATCTCCTGGACCTTCATGCTCTGGGAATAGATAAGCTGCTGGGGTCAGGCGAAATAACTGCTCCGATCACAGTAAAGGTGGCATCTTTCAGCAGCCTGGCCAAGAGCAAGGTTGAGAAGGCGGGAGGAAAGGTTATTCCATTGGAGGGGGTATAG
- the secY gene encoding preprotein translocase subunit SecY, translated as MAFTDIIKSAASVLPEIPKPTKKPSLTEKFVWTAIALVIFLIMSEVPLYGVSIAGNLQNTASILRTIFASTQGSLMELGIGPIVTAGLISQLLVGSELIRLDFSKPEDRSAFTAFNKVFTVAFIIAEAILYTLSGYLRGPNGAQLSALTSLIVIIQLVAASMVVFMLDQMIQRGWGFGSGISLFIMAGVAQRFMLDLFSPIAQTSIGYFGIVPFAINATVTKTIPTIVYRGGLAPDLIGLVATIAIMLFIIYLEGVRIEVPISSQKYKGFSGVYPIKLLYVSNIPVILVGALIANLQFFSLLLQSRLATAGTNPWINLFATYTNQGGQQVLTGGILYYLVTPNSLGQAAHEPLQTVTSILFMVLFSVLFAKLWVELGGMSPEKAAKSLLDAQVSVPGFRSTTASLGLVLAKYIPSVTVIGGLLVGLIAGVSSIFGVYGGSGIGLLLMIDIILQYYQTLIKEQVDELMPRLGGLIGSS; from the coding sequence TTGGCCTTCACCGACATAATAAAGAGCGCCGCTTCTGTACTTCCTGAGATACCTAAACCGACGAAGAAGCCATCCCTGACTGAAAAGTTCGTCTGGACTGCAATAGCTCTTGTGATATTTCTCATAATGTCCGAGGTCCCGCTCTACGGTGTTTCGATAGCTGGAAACCTGCAGAACACTGCTAGCATACTGCGTACCATCTTCGCATCCACACAGGGATCGCTGATGGAGCTGGGGATAGGGCCTATAGTCACAGCAGGCCTCATTTCTCAGCTGCTTGTAGGCTCTGAGCTGATAAGGCTTGATTTCAGCAAGCCTGAAGACAGGTCTGCCTTCACCGCATTCAACAAGGTGTTTACAGTTGCTTTTATCATAGCTGAAGCTATTCTTTATACACTCAGCGGATACCTGAGAGGTCCTAACGGTGCACAGCTCAGCGCGTTGACCTCTCTAATAGTGATCATACAGCTTGTTGCTGCTAGCATGGTTGTCTTCATGCTCGACCAGATGATACAGAGGGGCTGGGGCTTTGGCTCTGGAATAAGCCTCTTCATAATGGCAGGGGTTGCTCAAAGGTTCATGCTGGACCTCTTCTCCCCTATAGCCCAGACCTCAATAGGTTACTTCGGGATAGTTCCGTTTGCAATAAACGCAACAGTAACCAAGACGATACCTACCATAGTCTACAGAGGCGGCCTGGCCCCCGACCTGATAGGACTAGTCGCAACAATAGCTATCATGCTCTTTATCATCTACCTTGAAGGAGTGAGGATAGAGGTTCCGATATCTTCACAGAAGTACAAGGGATTTTCAGGCGTGTATCCGATAAAGCTGCTATATGTAAGCAACATACCTGTAATTCTTGTTGGTGCGCTCATAGCAAACCTTCAGTTCTTCTCGCTACTTCTTCAGAGCAGGCTTGCAACCGCAGGTACCAATCCTTGGATAAACCTATTCGCAACATACACAAACCAGGGAGGTCAGCAGGTTCTCACTGGAGGAATCCTGTATTACTTGGTTACTCCCAACTCGCTCGGCCAAGCTGCCCATGAACCTCTTCAGACAGTGACATCCATCCTCTTCATGGTCCTGTTTTCAGTCCTTTTCGCCAAGCTCTGGGTCGAGCTGGGAGGAATGTCTCCTGAGAAGGCTGCGAAGAGTCTTCTCGACGCTCAGGTCAGCGTGCCAGGTTTCAGAAGCACAACCGCATCTCTTGGCTTGGTGCTTGCCAAGTACATACCTTCTGTAACTGTCATAGGTGGATTGCTTGTAGGACTCATAGCCGGGGTTTCAAGTATATTCGGCGTTTATGGTGGCTCAGGCATAGGCCTCCTGCTTATGATAGACATCATACTTCAATACTACCAGACTCTGATAAAGGAACAGGTTGATGAGCTGATGCCAAGGCTCGGTGGTCTGATTGGCAGCTCCTAG